One Bacteroidota bacterium genomic window, GAGGCGGCCAGGGCACTTTTTTTGAGAAATGACCGGCGGGTAGCTTTTTTGTTTTTCGACACCTTCATGGGTACTGCATGTTGTTTTGGGTGGATGAATTCCCCACTTCCTTGCGGCACAATCGTCCAACAAGGTAATACATGCAGCTACAATTCTGCTACCCCAATTTGCCAGCGATAAATCCGGTGGTCCAGGCAGCCTGAAAATTGTATCCCCCTGTGATCGCATCAATGTCGAGCACTTCGCCTGCGAAGTAGAGGTTTTTGCAGACTTTACTCTGCATTGTAGCCAGGTCTATGCTGTCCAGACTCACGCCCCCACAAGTCACAAATTCCTCTTTGAATGTGGTTTTACCCCGCACTGGATACACATCGTTGGTAAGCACGTTCACCAGGCGATTGTGCAATTTACGCCCCGTATCGCCCCATCGCCGATCTGCGGGTATGCCTGCTTTTTCGATTAGAAACTTCCAAAGCGCAGCAGGCAAATCAAACAGCCGGCCGTTGGCAAGCATTTTTTTCGGATGCGCCATCGCGTATGCGGTTACGTGCTCCATTACAGCAGCCTGGTTTTTCTCGTGTACCCAGTTTATTTGCGCATTAAACTGATAATCCATGCCGGCAAGTTCGCGCGCACCAAAGGCTGAGAGCTTCAAAATGGCCGGGCCACTCATGCCCCAATGGGTAATCAGGATCGGCCCCGAAGCAGACAGGCGCGTGCCCTGGATTGCAGCTGTTGCAGGATCAGCCACCACACCCATCAGACGGGTGACGGGGTCTTTGGGCATGTTAAACGTGAACAGCGAAGGCAGCGGCGAAGCAATCGTATGCCCCAACGCAGACAACCAGGTCAATCCACGCTTGGTGGGAGCACCACCGGTTGCAACTACCACACGATCAAACGTACGCGGCACCGCCTCTGGCTTGCCACAGCCGAGTAACAGCTTTTCTCCATCTGGTTTGATGTATTTAACAGGGGTTTGCTTTTCGATTGTAATGCCAAGCCGGCGCGCTTCATTGAGCAGGCAATCTATTATACTTTGCGAGTTGTCTGAAACCGGAAAAACGCGCTGATCATCCTGCACGTAAAGCGGCACACCACGTGACTCAAACCAGGCGCGGGTATCAATTGTACCAAACGTGTTGAACGCCTTTTTAAGCCGACGCCCACCCCGTGGGTAGGCTTTCCAAAGCTCGTTTACGTCCGTACAGCCGTTGGTCACGTTACAACGCCCGCCGCCTGAAACGCGTACTTTAGACAAGAGTTTGCCTGATTTCTCGAACAGTACAACACGGGCAGCAGGATGGTTTAGGCGGGCGTGGATGGCAGCAAAAAAGCCGGCTGCCCCCCCGCCGATAACAGCTACATCCATGTTATACGTCTCGATATATCTCTCATTAACATCAGCCCCCGGCCATTGCAGAGTGCGGTAAATCTACATGATCAAGCATTTCAAGTCCATCCATCACCAGTGCTTCCAACGCAGGCGTTGAACTGACAATCCCGAGCAAATACGCGAGAATCTCAGCTTTCAAGTCTTCATCGCGCGACAACTCTAATACTTCGAGTGCCAGCAGCCAGTCGGTGTTGTAATCTTTCCGGATCTGATCAAAAATATCACGCAACACATCGACAGGCCAGGTACCGGTAGCGCGCAAGTCGCGCACCTGCTGGTACAATGCTTCCAGCCTGAGCGTATGGGCCGACTTTTCAGGGTGGATCGTCAGCACTTCAGAGGCATGGTACAGGTTAGGAAACGAGTAATCGTCAGCCGCGCCGGCAAAAGCTGAGATGATGTCTTTGCCTATTGCCATATCATACACCCCATCTGCCGGCGTAAACAGTACCTCGTCTTTGTACCTTACCGTACAATCTTCAAGCTGGATAATCAGCAGCTTGCCCTGGATATTGCGAATACCCGTAATGTTGAGCCCCTCTACGTGGATGCCGCTTTCAAACGCAAAAGAAAGGCGTTCGCTGTCGTAAAACTTATACGCTTTCAAATCCACTGGCCCCATGTCTTCGATCGCCAGGTTAATGCTTTTCAACTTGCCGAGGGGTGAGCTAAACCCATTCGGATACGTATCTACGCCGTGACCAATGAGTTCTTTTTCGCGATAAGCCAACGCTGTTGGGCCATCAGTTTCGAAGTAAATAACGTCGCGGTCCTCGTTCAACATCATCCGGTCAAACTTACCCGAGACCTGCAGGCCTGTACTGAGTTCAATCGTGCCCACCATGCCCGATTCGATCAGCTTTTTCAGACCACGGTACCCGCCTTTGCGCAGGCTCATGGTGTTAGCAAACTCTTCGATTACCTGCATCAGGTAAGAAAAGTCAGGGGTGACAAACAACTGCGGCTGGGGTTTGGTGATGTCAAACCCTACATCGGCGGCTTCAATCGAATAAGGCAGTTTGCCCACTTCATCCCGCATACACCAGCGGCTTTCACCGATAGATGAAAGCAAGCCGGCGCCGTAAATTTTGGGGTCATCCATTTCACCGATTAGCCCGTACTCAACGCTCCACCACTGCAAATTTCGGATCTGCGCCATTTCAGAAAACGCAACTTCCATAGCCT contains:
- a CDS encoding NAD(P)/FAD-dependent oxidoreductase, which encodes MDVAVIGGGAAGFFAAIHARLNHPAARVVLFEKSGKLLSKVRVSGGGRCNVTNGCTDVNELWKAYPRGGRRLKKAFNTFGTIDTRAWFESRGVPLYVQDDQRVFPVSDNSQSIIDCLLNEARRLGITIEKQTPVKYIKPDGEKLLLGCGKPEAVPRTFDRVVVATGGAPTKRGLTWLSALGHTIASPLPSLFTFNMPKDPVTRLMGVVADPATAAIQGTRLSASGPILITHWGMSGPAILKLSAFGARELAGMDYQFNAQINWVHEKNQAAVMEHVTAYAMAHPKKMLANGRLFDLPAALWKFLIEKAGIPADRRWGDTGRKLHNRLVNVLTNDVYPVRGKTTFKEEFVTCGGVSLDSIDLATMQSKVCKNLYFAGEVLDIDAITGGYNFQAAWTTGFIAGKLG
- a CDS encoding aromatic amino acid hydroxylase; protein product: QALGFHSYSGEMSLFFEIPSMYGMNRILREIGWAAVAVDGFIPPNAFMEFQAYKVLVIESDIRQLENIEYTPAPDIIHEAAGHAPIIANPDYAEYLRRLGAVGAKAILSKHDIDLYEAVRKLSILKEAEGISQAEIDEAAVEVDRLQAMEVAFSEMAQIRNLQWWSVEYGLIGEMDDPKIYGAGLLSSIGESRWCMRDEVGKLPYSIEAADVGFDITKPQPQLFVTPDFSYLMQVIEEFANTMSLRKGGYRGLKKLIESGMVGTIELSTGLQVSGKFDRMMLNEDRDVIYFETDGPTALAYREKELIGHGVDTYPNGFSSPLGKLKSINLAIEDMGPVDLKAYKFYDSERLSFAFESGIHVEGLNITGIRNIQGKLLIIQLEDCTVRYKDEVLFTPADGVYDMAIGKDIISAFAGAADDYSFPNLYHASEVLTIHPEKSAHTLRLEALYQQVRDLRATGTWPVDVLRDIFDQIRKDYNTDWLLALEVLELSRDEDLKAEILAYLLGIVSSTPALEALVMDGLEMLDHVDLPHSAMAGG